A region from the uncultured Draconibacterium sp. genome encodes:
- a CDS encoding sigma-54 dependent transcriptional regulator — MEAKAFKIFVVEDDEWYRRLLVHNLSMNPDYEIKSFESGKECLNNLHQLPDVITLDYRLPDMKGIEVLKQIKNSNPEIQVILISEQDDIEVVVDLLKHGAYDYIVKSKDIRERLLNTVNNIRKEFKLKNEIHSLRQEVKKKYSYQNTIIGNSAATQKIFDLIEKATRTNVTVSISGETGTGKELVAKAIHYNSLRAKQPFVAVNMAAIPSELIESELFGHEKGAFTGAASRRIGKFEEAHSGTLFLDEIAELEISLQAKLLRALQEKEIVRIGSNRPVKIDCRIIIATNKNLLEEVKKGQFRQDLYYRFYGLPIDLPPLRQRGNDVILLAKNFVSEFCKENKLVQKILTPSASKKLLGYPFPGNVRELKSVIELAVTLADKKEIEAEHLLLDDTENIESLLNEELSLREYNLRLVKKLLEKYDNKPKIVAEKLDIGVATIYRMIKDE, encoded by the coding sequence ATGGAAGCAAAAGCATTTAAAATTTTTGTTGTTGAAGACGATGAATGGTACCGCCGGTTGTTGGTTCATAATCTTTCCATGAATCCGGATTATGAAATAAAGTCGTTTGAAAGCGGAAAAGAATGCCTGAACAACCTGCACCAATTACCCGATGTAATTACCCTGGACTACCGGCTTCCGGATATGAAGGGAATTGAAGTGCTCAAACAGATAAAAAACTCCAATCCTGAAATTCAGGTTATTCTCATCTCGGAACAGGACGATATTGAAGTAGTAGTTGACCTGTTAAAACATGGGGCTTACGACTACATTGTAAAATCAAAAGATATTCGTGAACGGCTCCTTAATACTGTAAATAATATTCGTAAAGAATTTAAGCTGAAAAACGAAATTCATTCACTTCGTCAAGAAGTAAAAAAGAAATACAGCTACCAGAATACCATTATCGGTAACAGTGCGGCAACCCAAAAAATATTTGACCTGATTGAGAAAGCCACCCGTACCAATGTTACAGTATCCATTAGTGGCGAAACGGGCACAGGCAAAGAACTGGTTGCCAAAGCCATACACTACAACTCACTGCGCGCCAAACAACCTTTTGTTGCCGTAAACATGGCAGCCATACCAAGCGAACTCATTGAGAGCGAACTGTTTGGGCACGAGAAAGGTGCATTTACCGGAGCAGCATCGCGCAGAATAGGAAAATTCGAGGAAGCACATTCGGGGACTTTATTTCTTGATGAAATTGCAGAACTCGAAATTTCGCTTCAAGCTAAGCTGCTAAGGGCATTACAGGAAAAAGAGATTGTTAGAATTGGCAGTAACCGACCTGTAAAAATTGATTGCCGCATTATTATTGCCACCAATAAAAATTTACTCGAAGAGGTAAAAAAAGGCCAATTCAGACAAGACCTTTATTACCGTTTTTATGGGCTGCCAATCGATCTTCCCCCCTTGCGCCAAAGAGGCAACGATGTTATTTTACTGGCTAAAAACTTTGTTAGCGAATTTTGTAAGGAAAATAAGCTCGTACAAAAAATATTAACACCATCGGCCAGCAAAAAACTGCTGGGTTACCCTTTCCCGGGAAATGTGCGAGAACTTAAATCGGTGATTGAACTGGCTGTTACGCTCGCTGATAAAAAAGAAATTGAAGCCGAGCACCTACTGCTCGATGATACCGAAAACATCGAGAGCCTGCTAAATGAAGAACTCAGCTTGCGCGAATACAACTTGCGCCTGGTAAAAAAACTGCTTGAAAAATACGACAACAAACCTAAAATTGTGGCCGAAAAACTTGATATTGGGGTAGCTACCATTTACCGAATGATTAAAGATGAATAA
- a CDS encoding histidine kinase, whose translation MRKHVIVNWLVAAIVSILIGLTTTVLMGGSLKMPFMQYVWNAGYSLSLGLPLFANGYLFGWFEKRYIDWVNQPGTSVLRALFMHFVYSSFVIWTVNWFWFIYIMNRDWSSFWQYNRGTIISEYIIFIIVASIIYAISFFKAWRNEVQQKEEAKRESLALQYKVLQDQINPHFLFNSLNVLGSLIDMDVEKAKQFTRELSKFYRDVLRFKDLDIIALNEEIDFVTKYIYLQQIRFGDALQVDIIANEKIQGKVIPLSLQALVENAIKHNEISKANPLKIVVAISDDYELLVENNLQPKKQLEETSKTGLKNLAGRYQYLTGKEMRILKNGGYFRVSLPLIRLEETKI comes from the coding sequence ATGCGAAAACACGTTATTGTTAACTGGCTGGTTGCCGCCATTGTCTCAATTCTGATAGGTTTAACCACAACGGTATTAATGGGCGGCTCGTTAAAAATGCCATTTATGCAATATGTTTGGAATGCCGGCTATTCGCTCAGTCTGGGACTGCCTTTGTTTGCCAACGGCTACCTTTTTGGCTGGTTCGAAAAACGATATATTGATTGGGTAAACCAGCCAGGCACCAGTGTATTACGTGCTTTGTTCATGCATTTTGTGTATTCAAGTTTTGTAATTTGGACCGTTAACTGGTTTTGGTTTATTTACATTATGAACCGCGACTGGTCGTCGTTTTGGCAATACAACCGCGGAACCATTATATCGGAATACATTATTTTTATTATTGTAGCTTCAATTATTTACGCCATATCTTTTTTTAAAGCCTGGCGCAACGAAGTGCAACAAAAAGAAGAAGCAAAACGCGAATCGCTGGCGCTGCAATACAAGGTACTGCAAGACCAGATTAATCCACATTTTTTGTTTAACAGTTTAAATGTACTTGGTAGCCTTATTGATATGGATGTGGAAAAAGCAAAGCAATTTACCCGCGAACTATCAAAGTTTTACCGCGATGTACTTCGGTTTAAAGACCTTGACATTATTGCTTTAAATGAAGAAATTGATTTTGTTACAAAATACATTTACCTGCAACAAATACGTTTTGGCGACGCTTTACAGGTAGACATAATCGCCAACGAAAAAATACAAGGCAAAGTAATTCCATTGTCGTTACAGGCATTGGTTGAAAATGCCATAAAACACAACGAAATTTCAAAGGCCAATCCACTAAAAATTGTTGTAGCTATTTCCGACGACTACGAGTTATTGGTTGAAAATAATCTTCAGCCCAAAAAACAGCTGGAGGAAACCAGTAAAACCGGACTAAAAAACCTGGCCGGACGCTACCAATACCTAACCGGAAAAGAAATGAGAATATTAAAAAATGGCGGTTATTTTAGGGTTAGCCTTCCGCTGATTAGATTGGAAGAAACGAAAATTTAA
- a CDS encoding DUF3109 family protein, whose protein sequence is MIEIGRTIVSRDVFEKHFLCDILKCKGACCIEGDSGAPLTDREAMLIESEYSHFENLLPEKHKKEVAKQGHSVIDSDGDLVTPLVDDRQCVYSYYNKQGILKCAIEKAFFDGKTKFRKPISCHLFPIRITEYKRFDAVNYQELDICKPGRKCGAAEKLPLYKYLKEPLIAKYGAEWYQELEIAADYILSEK, encoded by the coding sequence GTGATAGAGATTGGAAGAACAATAGTAAGTCGCGATGTTTTTGAAAAGCATTTTCTTTGCGATATCTTAAAATGTAAGGGAGCGTGCTGTATTGAAGGAGATTCCGGAGCACCCTTGACAGATAGAGAGGCCATGCTTATTGAATCGGAGTACAGCCATTTTGAAAATCTATTGCCTGAAAAACACAAAAAAGAAGTAGCCAAGCAAGGGCACTCGGTAATCGATAGCGATGGTGATCTGGTAACACCACTTGTTGACGACCGTCAGTGTGTTTACTCCTACTACAACAAACAGGGGATATTAAAATGTGCCATTGAGAAAGCCTTTTTTGATGGCAAGACAAAATTCCGAAAACCTATTTCTTGTCATTTATTCCCTATACGAATAACCGAATACAAACGCTTTGACGCCGTAAACTACCAGGAACTGGATATTTGCAAACCGGGCCGAAAATGCGGAGCCGCAGAGAAACTTCCGCTTTATAAATATTTAAAGGAGCCTTTAATTGCCAAGTATGGTGCCGAATGGTACCAGGAGTTGGAAATAGCAGCAGATTATATCCTGTCTGAAAAATAG
- a CDS encoding TonB-dependent receptor, translating into MKTIFTIFFIVLSVNSFSQATISGQVLTKNGEPIPGVNIFVENTYDGASSDAEGNFSFTTTETGEQKLIASFIGYKTWQKLLDLDAEINLQIELHENINTIDAVTITAGSFAADDESRASIMKSLDVYTTPSANGDVMAAIRTMPGTQASADDGRLLVRGGDAYETSTYIDGLIAAKPYYSKTPDVATRGRFAPSLFNGVQFNTGGYSAEYGQALSSVLVLKSTDLPDDDNTGISLMSIGAEANRTERWENTSLMVSGGYTNLSLYDKIFNSSIDWEKPVESVNGSAVFRHKTRSSGMLKAYINADYGELAYLVPTGNSGNKMKISNKGGTVYSNLSYHDCFSEKSCYRIGVSSTWQDNRLGLDSDDVNTKELNIETRFAVVHDISDGVKLTWGANETFNKYNQDYIENKNVLYNGTFNDHLLGAFIEPEIKFSKNFGIRPGIRTEYSSAIQHWNIAPRFALALKTGKKAQLAGAWGLYYQTPQADYLKINTNLDFEQATHYIASYQFGDNSERLFRAEAYYKKYKKLITYTLAENGLPENLQNNGHGYAGGLDLFWRDQKSIKGFDYWLTYSFIDTKRKYQYYPEEATPYFISKHNFSAVGKYWVNKINTQFGASFSAASGRPYNNPNTNEFNAERTKMYSDLSLNMSHVFYLGNQYSVLYCSVNNVLGNNNVLSYRPTNVADAQGNYTLVPVKRDIKRFVFIGLFLNF; encoded by the coding sequence ATGAAAACAATTTTTACAATCTTCTTCATCGTTCTATCCGTAAATTCCTTCTCGCAAGCTACTATTTCGGGGCAAGTACTCACAAAAAATGGCGAGCCAATTCCGGGGGTAAATATTTTTGTTGAGAACACTTACGACGGAGCCAGCTCGGATGCAGAGGGGAACTTTAGCTTTACAACAACAGAAACGGGCGAACAAAAACTTATTGCTTCGTTTATTGGCTATAAAACATGGCAAAAGCTCCTTGATTTGGATGCTGAAATAAACCTGCAAATTGAACTGCACGAGAATATAAACACCATTGATGCTGTAACCATTACTGCGGGGAGTTTTGCTGCCGACGATGAATCGCGTGCCTCCATAATGAAATCGCTGGATGTATACACCACACCAAGTGCCAACGGCGATGTTATGGCTGCCATTAGAACTATGCCGGGAACACAGGCTTCGGCCGACGACGGACGATTGCTCGTACGGGGTGGTGATGCCTACGAAACATCAACCTACATTGACGGACTAATTGCGGCCAAACCGTATTATTCAAAAACACCCGATGTAGCCACTCGCGGACGTTTTGCACCGTCGTTGTTTAACGGGGTGCAATTTAATACCGGAGGCTATTCGGCTGAATACGGACAAGCACTTTCGTCTGTGCTGGTTTTAAAATCAACCGACTTACCCGATGATGACAATACCGGAATTTCATTAATGAGCATCGGAGCCGAAGCCAACCGAACAGAACGTTGGGAAAACACCTCGCTGATGGTATCCGGAGGATACACCAACCTTTCGTTGTACGATAAAATCTTTAACAGTTCGATTGATTGGGAAAAGCCGGTTGAATCGGTAAATGGTTCTGCTGTATTCCGTCATAAAACACGTTCTTCGGGCATGTTAAAAGCCTACATTAACGCCGACTACGGAGAACTGGCCTACCTGGTACCAACAGGCAATTCAGGTAATAAAATGAAAATTAGTAACAAAGGCGGAACTGTTTACTCCAATCTTTCGTACCACGATTGTTTCTCGGAAAAATCATGCTATCGAATTGGTGTATCATCAACCTGGCAGGACAACCGGCTTGGCCTGGATAGTGACGATGTTAACACAAAAGAGTTGAATATAGAAACACGTTTTGCTGTTGTGCACGACATTTCGGATGGAGTTAAGCTTACCTGGGGCGCCAACGAAACATTCAATAAATACAACCAGGATTACATCGAAAATAAAAATGTTTTATACAATGGCACTTTTAACGATCACCTCTTGGGTGCTTTTATCGAGCCCGAAATAAAATTTAGCAAAAACTTTGGTATCCGGCCCGGTATTCGTACAGAATATTCTTCGGCAATTCAGCATTGGAACATTGCGCCACGTTTTGCATTGGCCTTAAAAACAGGAAAAAAAGCACAATTGGCCGGAGCCTGGGGGCTTTATTACCAAACACCACAGGCCGATTACCTGAAAATAAATACAAACCTCGATTTTGAGCAGGCCACACACTACATTGCCAGTTACCAGTTTGGCGATAATTCGGAACGACTTTTTAGAGCCGAAGCTTATTACAAAAAATACAAGAAGCTTATTACTTACACCCTTGCAGAAAACGGCTTACCTGAAAACCTGCAAAACAATGGCCACGGATATGCAGGAGGTTTAGACCTGTTTTGGCGCGACCAAAAAAGTATTAAAGGATTTGATTATTGGTTAACTTATTCCTTCATCGACACAAAACGCAAATACCAGTATTACCCAGAGGAGGCAACCCCTTATTTCATTTCTAAGCACAACTTTTCAGCTGTTGGCAAATATTGGGTGAATAAAATAAACACTCAGTTTGGAGCTTCATTTTCCGCTGCCAGTGGACGCCCGTACAACAACCCTAACACCAACGAATTTAATGCCGAACGAACAAAAATGTATTCGGATTTGAGTCTGAACATGAGTCATGTATTTTATCTTGGCAATCAGTATTCAGTATTGTATTGCTCGGTAAACAATGTATTGGGCAACAATAATGTGCTAAGCTATCGGCCTACAAATGTAGCCGACGCACAGGGCAATTACACTTTGGTACCTGTAAAACGCGACATTAAACGTTTTGTCTTTATCGGTTTGTTTCTGAATTTCTAA
- a CDS encoding DUF4382 domain-containing protein — protein sequence MKKIGTIITTIILGALLIMACSQNDSTEFADGNGKINVYLTDAPFPISLVSQTIVTINKVEIRKHENDSTEAIFISLMEEAFEIDLLTLSNGITEQLASVELEAGSYDLIRMHVTDAKVILTDGSEFDLKIPSGTSSGLKIKIQPEITIASGQTTDVLLDFDVSKSFVVKGNWKDGNIKGFNFKPVVRGVLLDRAGRIKGRVTDTTAIALENAAIKLWEEINDVDNDSIVATAFTNPEGQYQLIGIPEGTYYMTAERDSFQTDTIWNVDVLKGESSQIDFVLTPEP from the coding sequence ATGAAGAAAATTGGAACCATCATTACTACAATTATACTTGGAGCACTATTAATAATGGCTTGTAGCCAAAACGACTCGACGGAATTTGCCGATGGTAACGGAAAAATAAACGTATACCTTACCGATGCTCCTTTCCCAATCAGTCTGGTGTCTCAAACCATTGTAACAATAAATAAAGTTGAAATCAGGAAACACGAAAACGACTCAACTGAAGCAATATTTATTTCGTTAATGGAAGAAGCTTTTGAAATTGATTTGCTTACCCTATCCAATGGAATTACCGAACAACTTGCTTCGGTTGAGCTGGAAGCGGGAAGCTATGATTTAATTCGAATGCACGTTACCGACGCGAAAGTTATTCTTACCGATGGTTCGGAGTTTGATTTAAAAATACCAAGTGGCACAAGCAGCGGTTTAAAAATTAAAATTCAGCCAGAAATAACCATCGCCAGCGGGCAAACCACTGATGTATTACTTGATTTCGATGTTAGCAAATCATTTGTGGTGAAAGGAAACTGGAAAGACGGAAATATTAAAGGCTTCAATTTTAAACCGGTTGTTCGAGGTGTTTTACTCGACAGGGCCGGAAGAATAAAAGGAAGGGTTACCGATACTACAGCAATTGCGCTTGAAAATGCCGCTATAAAATTATGGGAAGAGATAAACGATGTAGATAACGACTCGATAGTAGCTACAGCATTTACCAACCCGGAGGGACAATATCAGCTTATTGGCATACCCGAAGGAACATATTACATGACTGCTGAACGGGATAGTTTCCAGACAGATACCATATGGAATGTGGATGTATTAAAAGGAGAGTCAAGCCAGATTGACTTTGTATTAACCCCCGAGCCGTAA
- a CDS encoding LytTR family DNA-binding domain-containing protein: protein MRILIVEDEPLAAAQLAAHISALQPEAQILAVCDTIKASVEWLQKNKAPDLAFFDIQLGDGLSFEIFEQCNFTQPVIFTTAYNDYAIKAFKVNSVDYLLKPIERTELKKALDKFKQLSQPTKSILTPELLNEVVASLKTKNYKERFLVKVGTHLRVIETTDVLYFYSFEKGTYAKLNDGKDYLLDQSLELVEGMVNPNTFFRINRKYLVALKSINDVVAYSNSRLKLKVHHHTDDDFLVAREKVKSFKSWLEGSL from the coding sequence ATGAGAATATTAATTGTAGAAGACGAACCTTTGGCAGCTGCCCAACTGGCTGCCCACATTTCGGCCTTGCAACCTGAGGCGCAAATACTTGCCGTATGCGATACGATAAAAGCGTCAGTAGAATGGCTACAAAAGAACAAAGCTCCGGATCTGGCCTTTTTTGATATTCAACTGGGCGATGGCTTGAGTTTTGAAATATTTGAACAATGTAATTTTACACAACCCGTAATTTTTACCACCGCCTACAACGACTACGCCATTAAAGCCTTTAAGGTAAACAGTGTTGATTATCTTTTGAAACCTATTGAACGCACCGAACTAAAAAAAGCACTGGATAAGTTTAAGCAACTTTCGCAACCAACAAAATCAATACTAACTCCTGAATTGCTAAATGAAGTAGTTGCTTCGCTAAAAACAAAAAACTACAAAGAGCGTTTTTTGGTAAAAGTGGGCACGCACCTGCGGGTTATTGAAACTACCGATGTGCTGTATTTTTACAGTTTTGAAAAAGGCACTTACGCCAAACTTAACGATGGTAAAGATTACCTGCTCGACCAAAGCCTGGAATTGGTGGAGGGCATGGTAAACCCGAATACTTTTTTTCGGATAAACCGCAAATACCTGGTAGCATTAAAAAGCATAAACGATGTAGTTGCCTACAGCAACTCGCGTTTAAAACTAAAAGTACATCATCACACCGACGATGATTTTTTAGTAGCACGCGAAAAGGTTAAAAGCTTTAAAAGCTGGTTGGAAGGCAGCTTGTAG
- a CDS encoding ATP-binding protein, with product MLSESIPDNTLLWVKDVAMELNETENMVKLYSLSNDRVYLKNYKTINQSLDLKFEELQKLPAIDSSKQILVDSVLLLAQQKIVIWEKILNLHLSKGSEHEAFNEYVETLDTVLSVQDTIHFQEPEKRGLLKRIFGKKQAPPTPVIVDRTPEKQRLQQELEELEKELAQRSRRMSTMEAVYMRKNLEISESLVAIITALELMEEEHFLRQSQQAELLANETYKRLLPFALSVFLLLMLVLLLFFRDLRKSRSYQNVLRKAKAQAENLARTKELFVATVSHEMRTPVNAIYGLSEQLLQKQHDRKTQEDLRVIFDSTKHLADLVNDTFDFSRLEKQNIQLVSTHFSLHELLYKINLYNKTTAENKNISLHINNKTDNDLILYGDEGRLKQVLNNLISNAIKFTDEGSVRLKVEAKQKNETILLECIVSDTGIGIPKESQEKIFDEFVQLETDLSRKAGGTGLGLYIVKKLVDLLNGKITLESKTNVGTRFYISIPFKKGKREQLQHSFKSHKAPGALKDNSVLIADDEEFNRHLLKSIFLKWNVDFDEAENGQAAIEMAAHKNYRLILMDIRMPLVNGIDAADQIKASGHKARIIALSANTNNVKTKKQGGKVFDDALKKPFNEAALYEVISNCFNNIENAENLSKKMKPTSKFNLSELENMSNGDPAFVKEMIELFLKTSKSSIHTIEKHLNEKNGKSIAEVAHKLASPVKYMSATKLYNLIKALEKLAGESDSFVEIKQRIKEVKSEINKLNQELEKLISEKDE from the coding sequence ATGCTTTCAGAGTCAATCCCCGACAACACGCTTTTGTGGGTAAAAGATGTTGCCATGGAACTAAATGAAACAGAAAACATGGTTAAACTTTATTCGTTAAGTAATGATAGAGTTTACCTGAAAAACTACAAAACAATTAACCAATCGCTTGATCTTAAATTTGAAGAACTGCAAAAGCTTCCGGCTATCGATAGTAGCAAACAAATTCTTGTTGATTCGGTTCTTTTGCTCGCACAGCAAAAAATAGTTATTTGGGAAAAAATATTAAATCTCCACCTGAGCAAAGGCAGCGAACACGAAGCATTTAACGAATATGTTGAAACACTCGACACCGTGTTAAGTGTACAAGACACCATACATTTTCAGGAACCGGAAAAAAGGGGACTTTTAAAACGCATATTTGGCAAGAAACAGGCTCCACCAACCCCGGTGATCGTTGATCGAACACCCGAGAAACAACGCCTCCAACAAGAATTGGAAGAACTGGAAAAAGAATTGGCTCAACGTAGCAGGCGCATGAGTACTATGGAGGCTGTTTATATGCGTAAAAACCTGGAAATATCTGAAAGTCTGGTTGCTATTATTACTGCGCTGGAACTTATGGAAGAAGAACACTTCCTCCGGCAATCGCAACAAGCAGAGCTACTGGCCAACGAAACCTACAAACGACTTTTGCCGTTTGCCCTTTCCGTATTTTTGCTTCTTATGTTGGTTTTGCTCCTCTTTTTTCGCGACCTGCGCAAATCGCGATCGTACCAGAATGTATTACGAAAAGCCAAAGCTCAGGCCGAGAACCTTGCCCGCACAAAAGAACTTTTTGTTGCAACCGTAAGTCATGAAATGCGTACCCCGGTTAATGCAATTTATGGTTTAAGCGAGCAGTTATTGCAAAAACAACACGACCGCAAAACGCAGGAAGACCTGAGAGTTATTTTCGACTCAACCAAACATTTAGCCGACCTGGTGAATGACACCTTCGATTTCTCGCGCCTGGAAAAACAAAATATCCAGTTGGTTTCCACTCATTTCTCACTTCACGAGCTGCTGTACAAAATCAATCTTTACAATAAAACAACAGCAGAAAACAAAAATATATCCCTGCACATCAACAACAAAACGGATAATGACCTCATTTTATATGGCGATGAAGGACGACTAAAACAGGTGCTGAACAACCTGATATCCAATGCTATAAAATTTACCGACGAAGGATCGGTGCGATTAAAAGTAGAAGCCAAACAGAAAAATGAAACTATTTTGCTTGAATGCATCGTTTCAGATACTGGCATTGGCATACCCAAAGAAAGCCAGGAAAAAATTTTTGATGAATTTGTACAACTTGAGACAGACCTGAGCAGAAAAGCCGGTGGCACAGGACTTGGGTTGTACATTGTAAAAAAACTGGTGGATTTGCTGAATGGTAAAATAACGCTGGAAAGCAAAACAAATGTTGGCACTAGATTTTACATTTCCATACCATTTAAAAAAGGAAAAAGGGAACAGTTGCAGCATAGTTTCAAAAGCCACAAGGCGCCCGGTGCATTAAAAGACAACTCTGTTTTAATTGCTGACGATGAAGAATTTAATCGACACTTGTTAAAAAGTATTTTCTTGAAATGGAACGTTGATTTTGATGAAGCAGAGAATGGACAGGCTGCTATTGAAATGGCTGCACACAAAAATTACCGCTTAATTTTAATGGATATTCGAATGCCGTTGGTAAATGGAATCGACGCAGCCGATCAAATAAAAGCCTCGGGGCATAAAGCACGAATAATAGCCCTTTCGGCAAACACCAACAATGTAAAAACAAAAAAGCAAGGCGGAAAGGTGTTTGATGACGCATTGAAAAAACCATTCAACGAGGCAGCTTTATACGAGGTTATTTCCAATTGTTTTAACAACATTGAAAATGCAGAAAATTTAAGCAAAAAAATGAAGCCAACCAGTAAGTTTAACTTAAGCGAACTGGAAAATATGAGTAACGGCGATCCCGCATTTGTAAAAGAAATGATTGAATTGTTTTTAAAAACCAGCAAAAGCAGCATTCACACAATAGAAAAGCACCTTAACGAAAAAAACGGCAAAAGCATTGCCGAAGTGGCCCACAAACTTGCATCGCCGGTAAAATATATGAGTGCTACAAAGCTTTATAATCTTATAAAGGCACTTGAAAAGCTGGCAGGTGAATCCGATAGTTTCGTGGAGATTAAACAAAGAATAAAAGAGGTAAAGTCCGAAATAAATAAACTGAATCAGGAACTTGAAAAACTCATTTCAGAAAAAGATGAATAA
- the gpmI gene encoding 2,3-bisphosphoglycerate-independent phosphoglycerate mutase encodes MADNQKTLLMILDGWGIGDGSKSDIVATAPTPFMDSLMEKYPNSQLLASGENVGLPDGQMGNSEVGHLNIGAGRVLYQDMVKITRAIKDKSLWQHPQILKAYNYAKANNKKVHLLGLIGPGGVHALSSHMVALCKIATDMGLEDVFIHGLTDGRDTDPRSGYGFVEADLKALEGTNGKFASLIGRYYGMDRDNNFDRLKLAYDLYTQGKGEKSTDILASMKASYDNGVTDEFLKPVVMVDEAGEPLAKIEEDDVVICFNFRTDRLRQTTIAFTQKDLPEFGMHTMNLQWYTMTTYKADFEGINVIFEKENVTNTMGEVVSRAGLKQIRIAETEKYAHVTFFFSGGREAEFEGESRILIPSPKVPTYDHQPEMSAPEVAKAIVPKLENGEADFVCLNFANGDMVGHTGIYEAVYKAIEAVDACVKEVVTAAKKGGYEVMIIADHGNADNAVNADGSENTAHSLNPVPCIFVSEKEGVKLDNGILADVAPTLLNVMGLEVPADMTGKNLIK; translated from the coding sequence ATGGCTGATAATCAGAAGACTTTATTGATGATTCTCGATGGTTGGGGAATCGGCGACGGCTCGAAAAGTGATATTGTTGCAACTGCACCGACTCCTTTTATGGATTCGTTAATGGAAAAATATCCGAACTCCCAATTGCTGGCAAGTGGCGAAAATGTGGGACTGCCTGATGGACAAATGGGTAACTCTGAAGTTGGACACCTTAACATTGGTGCAGGGCGTGTTTTATACCAGGATATGGTAAAAATAACACGTGCAATTAAAGACAAATCATTGTGGCAGCATCCGCAAATTTTAAAAGCATACAACTATGCTAAAGCGAACAATAAGAAAGTGCATTTGCTTGGTTTAATTGGGCCTGGCGGAGTTCATGCATTAAGTTCGCACATGGTTGCACTATGCAAGATTGCTACTGACATGGGCTTGGAAGACGTGTTCATTCATGGATTAACAGATGGTCGCGATACCGATCCCCGTTCGGGTTATGGTTTTGTAGAAGCCGACCTGAAAGCGCTGGAAGGAACCAATGGTAAATTTGCTTCGTTGATTGGTCGTTATTACGGAATGGATCGCGATAATAATTTCGACAGATTAAAGCTGGCTTACGATTTATATACACAAGGGAAAGGCGAGAAATCAACCGACATACTTGCCTCTATGAAAGCATCGTATGATAATGGTGTTACCGATGAATTCCTGAAACCAGTTGTTATGGTTGACGAAGCCGGCGAGCCTTTGGCAAAAATTGAAGAAGATGACGTAGTTATTTGTTTTAACTTCCGTACCGACCGTTTGCGCCAAACAACCATTGCTTTTACACAGAAAGATCTTCCGGAGTTTGGAATGCATACCATGAACTTGCAATGGTATACCATGACAACATATAAAGCAGATTTTGAAGGTATTAATGTGATTTTCGAAAAAGAAAACGTTACAAACACCATGGGCGAGGTGGTTTCAAGGGCCGGATTAAAACAAATTCGAATTGCCGAAACCGAAAAATATGCGCACGTTACTTTTTTCTTTAGCGGAGGACGTGAAGCTGAATTTGAGGGAGAAAGCCGCATTCTTATTCCATCGCCAAAAGTGCCAACTTACGATCATCAGCCCGAGATGTCGGCACCTGAAGTTGCCAAAGCCATTGTGCCAAAACTGGAAAACGGCGAAGCTGACTTTGTTTGCCTAAACTTTGCCAACGGCGATATGGTTGGGCATACCGGAATTTACGAAGCTGTTTATAAGGCGATAGAAGCTGTTGATGCTTGCGTAAAGGAAGTGGTTACTGCTGCTAAAAAAGGTGGATACGAAGTGATGATAATTGCCGACCACGGAAATGCTGACAATGCGGTAAATGCCGATGGTTCGGAAAACACGGCTCACTCATTAAATCCGGTACCTTGTATTTTTGTTTCAGAAAAAGAAGGAGTTAAACTGGATAACGGGATTTTGGCCGATGTGGCTCCAACGCTATTGAATGTGATGGGATTGGAGGTGCCTGCAGATATGACAGGTAAAAATCTTATTAAGTAA